One Archocentrus centrarchus isolate MPI-CPG fArcCen1 chromosome 10, fArcCen1, whole genome shotgun sequence genomic region harbors:
- the LOC115786764 gene encoding leucine-rich repeat and immunoglobulin-like domain-containing nogo receptor-interacting protein 2 produces MVDSMSKVMLHTVISCWQPFLGLALVAVFVGSTLGCPSRCECSAQSKAVVCHRKRIPSIPDGIPTETRILDLSKNKLTMINPDDFFAFPGLEELDLSGNIISYVEPGAFNGLFNMHSLSLKSNRVKLIPLGVFTGLTNLTRLDISDNKIVILLDYMFQDLHNLRFLEVGDNDLVYISHRAFSGLLSLETLTLERCNLTVVPTEALSHLHNLVSLHLRYLSISTLHPYSFKKLFRLRHLEIDNWPSLDHVPANALHGLNLTTLFITSTNLSTFPYLALKHLPYLTHLNLSYNRIRHIEGGMLMELVRLQELHIVGAQLTTIEQYAFQGLRGLRVLNISHNRLDTLEKGVFQSPEVLEVLLIDNNPLVCDCRLMWILQKRHSIFFGDSQPECSTPEGIRGRPFKEFKETLLSYYVTCTKPKIRENKTQTVTVDEGQQAMLRCSADGTPRPTVSWLSPRRRVLTSRSHGRVTVHNNGTLEIKSAEVQDSGVYLCLASNTAGNDTLMTSLAVKSLGSLYANRTQYYTDPNNATANGTTSVTLGLDLKTILVSTAMGCFTFLGVVLFCFLLLFVWSRGKGKHKNNIDVEYVPRSKSNGTNVDSAEGQAGPRRFNMKMM; encoded by the coding sequence ATGGTCGACAGTATGAGCAAAGTAATGCTGCACACGGTCATCTCATGCTGGCAGCCTTTCCTGGGATTGGCCCTCGTGGCTGTTTTTGTGGGTTCTACCTTGGGATGTCCCTCACGATGCGAGTGTTCAGCGCAGAGCAAGGCAGTTGTCTGTCACCGCAAGCGCATACCCAGTATCCCAGATGGCATCCCAACCGAAACCAGGATCCTGGACCTGAGTAAGAACAAGCTGACAATGATCAACCCTGATGACTTTTTTGCCTTCCCTGGGCTTGAGGAACTTGACCTCAGTGGAAATATTATCAGTTATGTTGAGCCTGGAGCCTTCAATGGCCTGTTTAACATGCACTCGCTCAGTCTCAAGAGCAATCGTGTCAAGCTCATTCCTCTGGGTGTCTTCACAGGCTTAACCAATCTTACCCGACTGGATATAAGTGACAACAAAATTGTCATTCTCCTGGATTATATGTTCCAAGACTTGCACAATCTTAGGTTTTTGGAAGTGGGTGACAACGATCTGGTTTACATCTCTCACCGTGCATTCAGTGGACTTTTAAGCCTGGAGACACTAACCTTAGAAAGGTGCAACCTTACAGTTGTACCCACTGAGGCTCTTTCTCACCTTCACAACCTGGTCAGCCTGCATCTACGATACCTcagcattagcactttacatccATACTCATTCAAAAAGCTATTCAGATTGCGGCACTTAGAAATTGATAACTGGCCTTCACTAGACCATGTTCCAGCTAATGCCCTGCATGGTCTCAACCTGACAACACTGTTTATAACCAGCACCAACCTGTCAACCTTCCCTTACCTAGCCCTGAAGCATCTTCCCTACCTGACACATCTCAATCTATCCTACAACCGCATAAGGCACATTGAAGGGGGCATGCTAATGGAACTGGTTCGGCTGCAGGAGCTGCATATAGTTGGAGCTCAGCTGACCACCATTGAACAGTATGCCTTCCAAGGCCTGCGGGGTCTCAGAGTTCTCAATATTTCTCACAATCGACTGGACACATTGGAAAAGGGTGTTTTTCAGTCTCCTGAGGTTCTGGAGGTTCTTCTCATTGACAACAATCCCTTAGTGTGTGATTGTCGCCTCATGTGGATCCTACAGAAAAGGCACTCCATCTTCTTTGGGGATTCACAGCCAGAATGCAGCACACCTGAGGGTATTCGTGGTCGGCCTTTTAAGGAGTTTAAGGAGACTCTTCTGTCTTATTATGTTACATGTACCAAACCGAAAATTCGtgagaataaaacacaaacagttaCTGTAGATGAGGGTCAGCAGGCTATGTTGCGTTGCAGTGCTGATGGGACACCAAGGCCAACTGTGTCTTGGTTGTCCCCACGTCGTCGAGTGCTGACAAGCAGGAGCCATGGTAGAGTAACGGTCCATAACAATGGTACACTGGAAATCAAGTCAGCAGAGGTTCAAGACAGCGGAGTGTACCTTTGCCTTGCCTCCAACACTGCTGGAAATGACACCCTGATGACATCATTGGCAGTGAAAAGTCTAGGATCACTGTATGCTAACAGGACCCAGTACTACACAGATCCCAACAATGCCACTGCCAATGGGACGACTAGTGTGACCCTTGGTTTGGACCTTAAGACTATTTTAGTGTCAACAGCTATGGGTTGTTTCACATTCCTGGGAGTTGTCTTGTTTTGCTTCCTGCTTCTTTTTGTCTGGAgcagaggaaaaggaaaacataaaaacaatataGATGTTGAGTATGTGCCTCGATCAAAGTCTAATGGCACTAATGTTGACTCAGCAGAGGGACAAGCTGGTCCTCGTCGTTTTaacatgaaaatgatgtga